In Flavobacterium enshiense, the genomic stretch TTCTTGTTGTCTTTTGGACCTACTTTAGACATTGCGCAACGGAAACCGATGTAGTCTGTTGCCATATCTTGTGGGTAGTATCTTCTTGAAGCAGGGTCTAACCAATAAGCTCTGTCTCTCCAAGAACCTCCTTTGTAAACTCTTGCGTCGTCATTAACAAGAGTGGTTCTTTTTGAAGATTTGTCGAACTGTCTTTTCATTGTTCCTAAACTGTCAACAGAAATCTGGTGTTTAGGAGAATCGTACATTCTTTTGCCGTCAGTAGCTTTTGGATCTCCAGCGCTTTCGTCAGTATCAGCGAATTTGAAATAACGAGTTGATTGTTTGTCACCGTCTCTGTAGTTTCTGTTGTCAGAAGTAGAGAAGTTGTATCTTAAATACGTTTCGTTTTCGTCAACCGGAACTTGAGCAATCTGACCAGGGAAATTTCTAGCCATTACTTTACCATTGCTTAAAGTATCGTATTTAACGTTTTCGGCAGTAACCATTTCAACTTTTCCGTCTTCACCGATTTTGTTTTTAGTGTAAACGTTACCTCTGAAGTAGTTGAAGTCGTTTGCTTCGTCATCAACCATTGGACGATAAACGTCTTGTACCCATTCTGCAACGTTACCTGCCATATCGTACAATCCAAAATCATTCGGAGCGTAAGATTTAACTTTGTTGGTGATATCGGCACCGTCATCAGACCATCCTGCAACTCCTCCGTAATCTCCTTTACCTTGTTTGAAGTTGGCTAATTGATCTCCTCTTTGAGCTCTCTTGCCGTTACGAGTGTATTGTCCGTTCCAAGGATATTTCTTTTTCCCTTTGTAAATGTTGTACTCTCTGATTCCGCCTAAAGATAGAGCAGCATATTCCCACTCTGCTTCAGTTGGTAGTCGGTACTCTGGTAAGATGATCCCAGAAGATCTTTGAGCGAACACATTTTTAGGCTCGATAGTTTTACCGTCTTTAGTAGTTTGAGGCTTAGTATTTTTTCCTTTCTTAGCGCCTTTTCCACGGTAAACGATATCTTCGCTACCACCACGTGCAGTAGATGGACTTGCTAAATAAGCTTCTGTACTGAAAGTGTTAGAAGCGTCAACCTCGTTTACTTTAGAGTCTTTTTTCAAGTACTGCTCTCTTTCAAGGATAGCCTCATTCACACGGTCAGTTCTCCACTTAGAGAATTCAGTAGCCTGAATCCAGTTAACACCTACTACAGGATAGCTTCCATATGCTGGGTGTCTTAAGTAGTTGTTTGTCATCGTTTCGTTGTAGCCTAAACGATTTCTCCAAACTAGAGTATCAGGTAGTGCGCCTGTATAGATATTTTTGTAATTTTCATCATCTGGAGGGAATACAGTTTTTAACCAAAATAAGTATTCTGAATACATCATATTGGTAACCTCTGTTTCATCCATGTAGAATGATTGTACGTGTTGCTGATTTGGTGTGTTGTTCCAGTCGTGCATTACGTCATCCTCGACTTTACCCATAGTGAAGGTTCCGCCTTCTACAGCAACCATTCCTGGAGGGGTTTCTTGCTTTTTGAACTTGTCATTGTACTGGAAACCACCTTTTTTGTCGTTGATTTTCCATCCAGTTGCCTGTGAACCTCCTTTGGACGACCCCTTCTTACTACAGCTAGTAAAAGACACTGTCAACGCAAGCGCTGCAAACATCTGTAAGGTCATAATTCTTCTAATTTTCATACTTCAAGTAGGTAATAAATTTAGTGCCGCAATATAGTAATTAACCATTAAACCGCAACACGTTTTTTGTAAATTATTAAAAAAAATATAAAATTGGTTTAAAGACCAATATCTTAACGCTTTGTGATAATTATATATTGTGTAAAATTAGCTATTAATGAAAATATTTTTTCTATTTGTAATAACTTTTGAAATAATACGTTTTCAATATAATGAAAAAATGCCTGCTTCTCATATTGATATTCGTCTCTTTTGTTGGGTTTAGCCAACAGAAGGAGGATGTTATTGTTGAATGGAAATCCCCTTCCAAATATTATATAGATACAATCCCGTTTTTTATACCTCAATTTAAGCAAGAACATCTTGAATTTAATCCGATAGATAAAGTTCTGACTTTCAAAAAAAGATTTTCGGTTCAGTATGAGGTTGATGAAAAATCGCTATTGGTTTCGAATGTAGTTTATGAGACGGTATCTAAAGAAGATTTAAAAGACCTTTCTTTTTCAAAACTTCCAACAAAGCTTAATGCTGCTATTGATTATATCGTGGCAAGGGACCTGAAAAGCGTATTGCTTTCTTTTTCTCCTATTATTAAGGAAGGAAATGTTATTAAAAGAGTAAAATCTCTTTCTGTTTCTTTCTCCCCGGATGCTAATAGCGGGAAATCGGAAGTACGTAGAAATCCCATTGTTAATTCTGTATTGGCATCAGGCAATTGGTATCGCTTTTACGTTGAAAAATCTGGGATTTATAAATTGTCCAGGAGCTTTTTGCAGCAAATGGGATTTGACGTGAATGTGGATCCGAGACGAATAAAAATCTACGGGAATGGAGGTAGGATGATTCCGTTGCTGAATTCTGTCCCTTATCCAATGGATCTTGCAGAGAATGCCATTCAGGTAATTGGGGAAAGTGACGGGTCTTTTGATAATAATGATTATGTAATCTTTTATGCGGAAGGTGTAGATGTTTGGAACGATGACAGTGATACGAGCGTCAATCTATATGATTCTAAAACCTATTATTATGTAACTTCTCATGGAGGCGAGGGGAAACGAATAGCGTTGAATGAACAGCCTGTTGGTTCTCCTGATATGGTTTTTGCTGATTTTGACGATTACAAATATCATGAAGTGGATAAAACAAATGTTGCGAAATTGGGAAGAAAATGGGTGGGAGAAAATTTCAATATCGAGAATGTCCAGTCGTTTAGTTTTAGTTTCCCAAATATTGTAATTTCTGTTCCTGTGAAGATTAAAGTCAATGCAGTTTCTGCTTCTTTTGGGCGAACTGCTTTTAAAATCTCGGCGAACAGCAGTAGTTTAACCACTATGGATTTTCCTGCTTTAAGCCCTACGGAGCACGTTGGAGGTTATGAATCGGTTTATGGAGGCGTTTTTTCTTCGTCTTCTTCTAATGTTTCCATTCAATTAGAGTATGATAATGGAGGAGTGCCTTCTTCAAATGGTTATTTGGATAATATTTCTTTGGTAGCCAAAAGAAAGCTGCAAGGCTATGGGAAACAGTTTTTGTTTAGGAATGATTTGGCTGGGACCAATTTTGGGATAGGCGAATATCAATTGTCAAGTGCCGGTAAAATTTCGCAGGTTTGGGATGTGACCGATATTTATAATGTTTCAAAAGTTGTTAACTCCGGCCAACCTAATTTTTCGTTTAAATCGACTTTAGGAGATGTCAGAAAATATGTAGCGTTGGATGTTGACGATATTTATACGCCTCCAAGTCAATCGGGAGAACGAATTGCTAATCAAAATCTGAAAGGAACTATTTTTAATGATGCTCAGGGCATTCCAAAGGATATAGATTATTTAATTGTGACACCGTCCAGGTTAAAAGCTCAGGCGGAAAAATTGGCTGAGTTTCACCGAAATTATTCAAAGTTGAATGTGAAAGTTGTGGATTTAGGTTCGATTTATCAGGAGTTTTCTTCTGGGAAGCAGGATATAGGTGCGATTCGTAATTTTGTCAAATATATTTATACCAGTTATCCGACTTTTCCGGCAGAGACAGGAAAAATTAAATATTTGAATCTTTTCGGAGATGCCTCTTATGATTATAAAAACCGTATTGTTGGAAATACCAATGTAGTGCCTGTTTTTCAAGCGTTGTATAAAGTGGCGGCCAATTCCGGAACTAATTCGTTGAATTTTTCAAATTTCATGACCTTTATGTCAGATGATTTTTATGGTTTGATGGGTGATGATGAAGGTACGATGACTTCTGTTAAAGGGGTAGATGTGGCTGTAGGAAGAATGTTGGTGAATTCTCCTGTCGATGCTGATCAAATGGTTAACAAAGTGTTTGAATATCATAATGAGAAATCCTATGGAAGATGGCGTAATAAATTCGTTATTATTTCTGATGATATCGATAAACAAGGTGATGAGCCAATACAGCGGATAATTGATGTTATAAGTGATGATTTATATGATCAAAAACAATTTGTTAACGTAAAAAAAATACATTCCGATTCCTATGTGCAGGTTACTGCTGCAGGAGGGGAACGCTATCCATCCGTTAATACAGATTTTGTGAATGAATTTGAAAGTGGCGGATTGGTGTTCAATTATTTCGGGCATGGTGGAGAGGACGGATTGGCTCAGGAACGCATTTTTGAAAAGACAACCGCACAAAATCTTAAAAACCGATACCGATATCCTTTGTTTATTACCATTACATGTGAATTTACTCGTTTTGATAATCCAAGCCGCCCAACCGCGGGTGAGTAC encodes the following:
- the gldJ gene encoding gliding motility lipoprotein GldJ; the protein is MKIRRIMTLQMFAALALTVSFTSCSKKGSSKGGSQATGWKINDKKGGFQYNDKFKKQETPPGMVAVEGGTFTMGKVEDDVMHDWNNTPNQQHVQSFYMDETEVTNMMYSEYLFWLKTVFPPDDENYKNIYTGALPDTLVWRNRLGYNETMTNNYLRHPAYGSYPVVGVNWIQATEFSKWRTDRVNEAILEREQYLKKDSKVNEVDASNTFSTEAYLASPSTARGGSEDIVYRGKGAKKGKNTKPQTTKDGKTIEPKNVFAQRSSGIILPEYRLPTEAEWEYAALSLGGIREYNIYKGKKKYPWNGQYTRNGKRAQRGDQLANFKQGKGDYGGVAGWSDDGADITNKVKSYAPNDFGLYDMAGNVAEWVQDVYRPMVDDEANDFNYFRGNVYTKNKIGEDGKVEMVTAENVKYDTLSNGKVMARNFPGQIAQVPVDENETYLRYNFSTSDNRNYRDGDKQSTRYFKFADTDESAGDPKATDGKRMYDSPKHQISVDSLGTMKRQFDKSSKRTTLVNDDARVYKGGSWRDRAYWLDPASRRYYPQDMATDYIGFRCAMSKVGPKDNKKKPRG
- the porU gene encoding type IX secretion system sortase PorU, whose amino-acid sequence is MKKCLLLILIFVSFVGFSQQKEDVIVEWKSPSKYYIDTIPFFIPQFKQEHLEFNPIDKVLTFKKRFSVQYEVDEKSLLVSNVVYETVSKEDLKDLSFSKLPTKLNAAIDYIVARDLKSVLLSFSPIIKEGNVIKRVKSLSVSFSPDANSGKSEVRRNPIVNSVLASGNWYRFYVEKSGIYKLSRSFLQQMGFDVNVDPRRIKIYGNGGRMIPLLNSVPYPMDLAENAIQVIGESDGSFDNNDYVIFYAEGVDVWNDDSDTSVNLYDSKTYYYVTSHGGEGKRIALNEQPVGSPDMVFADFDDYKYHEVDKTNVAKLGRKWVGENFNIENVQSFSFSFPNIVISVPVKIKVNAVSASFGRTAFKISANSSSLTTMDFPALSPTEHVGGYESVYGGVFSSSSSNVSIQLEYDNGGVPSSNGYLDNISLVAKRKLQGYGKQFLFRNDLAGTNFGIGEYQLSSAGKISQVWDVTDIYNVSKVVNSGQPNFSFKSTLGDVRKYVALDVDDIYTPPSQSGERIANQNLKGTIFNDAQGIPKDIDYLIVTPSRLKAQAEKLAEFHRNYSKLNVKVVDLGSIYQEFSSGKQDIGAIRNFVKYIYTSYPTFPAETGKIKYLNLFGDASYDYKNRIVGNTNVVPVFQALYKVAANSGTNSLNFSNFMTFMSDDFYGLMGDDEGTMTSVKGVDVAVGRMLVNSPVDADQMVNKVFEYHNEKSYGRWRNKFVIISDDIDKQGDEPIQRIIDVISDDLYDQKQFVNVKKIHSDSYVQVTAAGGERYPSVNTDFVNEFESGGLVFNYFGHGGEDGLAQERIFEKTTAQNLKNRYRYPLFITITCEFTRFDNPSRPTAGEYMYWNIAGGAISLVTTTREITLWTGKLINEALTPILYGLGPNNEVSIAEALRQAKNQVSQSDQNVAFYVGDPALKLAIPKPKIKLTKINDVPVTQPTDTLEALSYVKISGEVVDESDNLQSDYNGDLMVQIFDKDIDRRTLGNDGALGGNGQLDIMEFKTLGETIFRGNASVTNGLFEFGFVVPRDIKIPVGTGRVSFYAKKNGTLVDNTGHDLTVKVGGINENAVADNLPPKIRLYMNDDKFVSGGITNASPIFLAFLDDEHGINTASGIGHDIVAILDGNENKPYILNDYFETDPNDYTKGKVRYPFRNLAKGLHTLTLKVWDVYNNFSTAEIQFIVMGDENVELSNVLNYPNPFVNYTEFWFSHNRPFESLDVQVQIMTITGKVVKTINQSLATEGFLSRSIKWDGRDDFGDKIGKGVYVYKLTVKSLSSNKTAEKIEKLVIL